One genomic window of Campylobacter curvus includes the following:
- the trmA gene encoding tRNA (uridine(54)-C5)-methyltransferase TrmA, whose product MRCVHFGECGSCTLALPYEDQLNFKANFIADKFREFFDGELEIFSSKPQRYRSRAEFGIWHENDEIYYTMHGSRSKFIKISECLKVDESIAALMPRLLEELGASNELKSKIFGVEFISTSELCAVILLYHKRLDGLEAAFSELAKRLGVKIVARSRGQKISSDERELCDSFEINGLRYALNFSDSAFIQPNKGVNEKMISWAMNAVQNAKDMLEMYCGHGNFTIPLAGKFRRVLATEISKSSIANALKNCERNGIGNIKFLRMSAEELMSAFSGEREFRRLEGVNLADFAFSHVLVDPPRAGLETSVINFIKNYENIIYISCNPQTLYENLKELGLTHKAVKFAMFDQFANTNHIECGVVLKKDEYR is encoded by the coding sequence TTGCGATGCGTGCATTTTGGCGAGTGCGGCAGCTGCACGCTCGCCTTGCCTTATGAGGATCAGCTAAATTTCAAGGCAAATTTTATAGCGGATAAATTTAGAGAATTTTTTGACGGCGAGCTTGAAATTTTTAGCTCTAAGCCGCAAAGATACCGCAGCAGGGCGGAATTTGGCATTTGGCACGAAAATGACGAGATCTACTACACGATGCACGGCTCAAGGTCAAAATTTATCAAAATTTCAGAGTGCTTGAAGGTAGATGAAAGTATAGCCGCCCTCATGCCAAGGCTACTTGAAGAGCTTGGCGCCTCAAACGAGCTGAAAAGTAAAATTTTTGGCGTGGAGTTCATATCTACAAGCGAGCTTTGCGCTGTCATCTTGCTCTATCACAAGAGGCTTGACGGTCTTGAAGCCGCTTTTAGCGAGCTTGCAAAAAGGCTTGGCGTAAAGATCGTCGCCCGTTCGCGCGGTCAAAAGATAAGTAGCGACGAGCGCGAGCTGTGCGATAGCTTTGAGATAAACGGGCTAAGATACGCTCTAAATTTTAGCGACAGTGCATTTATCCAGCCAAACAAGGGCGTAAATGAAAAGATGATATCCTGGGCTATGAACGCCGTGCAAAATGCTAAAGATATGCTTGAGATGTATTGCGGGCACGGCAATTTCACTATCCCGCTGGCGGGCAAATTTAGGCGCGTGCTAGCGACTGAAATTTCAAAAAGCTCGATCGCAAACGCCCTGAAAAACTGCGAGCGAAACGGCATCGGCAATATCAAATTTTTACGTATGAGTGCCGAGGAGCTGATGAGCGCGTTTAGCGGTGAGCGAGAATTTAGGCGTTTGGAGGGCGTAAATTTGGCTGATTTTGCCTTCTCGCATGTGCTTGTCGATCCGCCGCGTGCGGGACTTGAAACGAGCGTGATAAATTTCATCAAAAACTACGAAAACATCATCTATATATCCTGTAACCCGCAGACGCTTTATGAAAATTTAAAAGAGCTTGGCCTCACGCACAAAGCGGTGAAATTTGCGATGTTCGATCAGTTCGCAAATACAAATCACATCGAGTGCGGAGTGGTTTTGAAAAAAGATGAGTATAGATGA
- a CDS encoding Na+/H+ antiporter NhaC family protein, producing MRKSLFFISMLFLPMLAFAVDAEVAKKNAEIFGIWTLVPPVVAIVLAFITKDVVLSLFLGVFSGTFLINVVSSNIFMTFVKGFTSIVQRVVGSLADSWNAGIVLQVLCIGGVVALITKMGGTKAVALWLSKRAKTGVSAQISTWLMGLFVFFDDYANALIVGPIMRPITDKFKVSREKLAFIIDATAAPVAGLAVISTWVGLEISLIKQGYELIGVTDINAFGIFVETIPYRFYNLFMLFFIVCIAFMGRDFGSMLKAERRAKAGELHSGRSMMSDVEDKTLEPKEGIKLQASNAVIPLLVLIIGAFVSFYFSGLSSLEGEALAAAQAHPLSFETFQATFGKADASVALFQSALLATVVAIIMAVYRKILTVREAIETWGKGWKTMITTIIILLLAWSLSSVIKELGTSRYLVDLLSQSTPKIILPASIFILGSFISFSTGTSYGTMGILMPLAIPLASAVGANSGLAGDALHAYMIVNISAVLTGAIFGDHCSPISDTTILSSMGAGCNHIDHVQTQMPYALSVCAISIVVGYLPVALGLSIWIALPLGLLVTALFVRFVGQKVEA from the coding sequence ATGAGAAAATCTTTATTTTTCATTTCGATGCTGTTTTTGCCGATGTTGGCATTTGCTGTCGATGCGGAGGTCGCGAAGAAAAATGCCGAAATTTTTGGTATTTGGACGCTCGTGCCGCCGGTAGTCGCGATCGTTTTGGCGTTTATCACCAAAGACGTCGTTTTGTCGCTGTTTTTGGGCGTTTTTAGCGGAACTTTTTTAATAAATGTCGTGAGCTCGAACATTTTTATGACATTTGTTAAGGGTTTTACGAGTATCGTGCAAAGGGTGGTCGGCTCGCTGGCTGACAGCTGGAACGCGGGCATCGTGTTGCAGGTGCTTTGTATCGGCGGTGTGGTCGCGCTCATCACCAAAATGGGTGGTACGAAGGCGGTCGCGCTGTGGCTAAGCAAGCGTGCAAAAACGGGCGTCTCGGCTCAAATTTCAACCTGGCTCATGGGGCTTTTTGTATTTTTTGACGACTACGCAAACGCCCTCATCGTAGGTCCTATCATGCGCCCGATAACGGATAAATTTAAGGTTAGTCGCGAGAAGCTAGCTTTCATCATCGACGCTACCGCCGCACCTGTCGCAGGGCTTGCCGTGATCTCGACGTGGGTCGGGCTTGAAATCTCGCTCATCAAGCAAGGCTACGAGCTCATCGGCGTGACCGATATAAACGCATTTGGCATCTTCGTCGAGACGATCCCTTATCGTTTTTACAACCTTTTCATGCTGTTTTTTATCGTTTGTATCGCCTTTATGGGGCGTGATTTTGGTAGTATGCTAAAAGCCGAGCGCAGGGCAAAGGCCGGCGAGCTACACTCCGGCAGATCGATGATGAGCGATGTAGAGGACAAGACGCTTGAGCCAAAAGAGGGTATAAAGCTGCAAGCCTCAAATGCCGTGATCCCGCTTTTGGTGCTGATTATCGGAGCATTTGTGAGCTTTTACTTCAGCGGGCTTAGTTCGCTTGAGGGCGAGGCACTGGCTGCTGCACAGGCTCATCCTCTCTCTTTTGAAACTTTCCAGGCTACGTTTGGTAAGGCCGATGCGTCTGTCGCGCTGTTTCAGTCTGCGCTTTTAGCCACTGTCGTCGCCATTATCATGGCCGTTTATAGGAAAATTTTGACCGTGCGCGAGGCGATCGAGACATGGGGCAAAGGCTGGAAAACGATGATAACCACGATCATCATCCTGCTTCTTGCGTGGTCGCTAAGCTCCGTTATCAAAGAGCTTGGCACGTCACGCTATCTAGTCGATCTGCTCTCACAATCGACCCCAAAAATCATACTCCCGGCGTCGATTTTCATTTTGGGCTCGTTTATCAGCTTTTCAACCGGTACGAGCTATGGCACGATGGGTATCTTGATGCCTCTTGCCATACCACTAGCAAGCGCCGTTGGCGCAAACAGCGGACTCGCAGGTGACGCGCTACATGCTTATATGATCGTAAATATCTCGGCGGTGCTAACAGGCGCGATATTTGGCGATCACTGCTCGCCAATCTCGGATACTACGATACTCTCATCAATGGGTGCAGGCTGCAACCACATCGACCACGTCCAGACGCAAATGCCTTACGCGCTTAGCGTGTGCGCGATCAGTATCGTCGTGGGCTACCTGCCTGTTGCGCTTGGGCTAAGTATCTGGATCGCACTGCCGCTTGGGCTTTTGGTGACTGCGCTGTTTGTTAGATTTGTCGGGCAGAAGGTGGAAGCGTAG
- a CDS encoding CoA-binding protein, which yields MSIDEILKNAKSVAIVGLSPDESKASNMVARYLLQNGFKIYPVYPKEDEILGLKVYRNLSQISEPIDIVVMFRKGEFAQILIDEVIRKSVLTLWLQLGIVNEAAKLKASQNGVNFVQDKCIKIEFERLKNGITK from the coding sequence ATGAGTATAGATGAAATTTTAAAAAACGCAAAGAGTGTGGCTATCGTAGGGCTAAGTCCTGATGAGAGCAAGGCTAGCAACATGGTGGCGCGCTATCTTTTGCAAAACGGGTTTAAAATCTACCCCGTTTATCCTAAAGAGGATGAAATTTTAGGGCTTAAAGTATATAGGAATTTAAGCCAAATAAGCGAACCCATCGATATCGTAGTGATGTTTAGAAAGGGAGAATTCGCACAGATTTTGATCGACGAGGTCATACGAAAAAGTGTCTTGACGCTTTGGCTGCAGCTTGGCATAGTAAATGAAGCCGCAAAGCTCAAAGCCAGCCAAAACGGCGTAAATTTCGTGCAAGATAAATGTATAAAAATAGAATTTGAAAGGTTGAAAAATGGTATCACTAAATAA
- a CDS encoding SDR family NAD(P)-dependent oxidoreductase: MKGTAFITGATSGFGDAIARRLSLDGYKIIALGRRKERLEKLAGELGNTHIIAADIRDKKAVFDAVKNLPENFKDIEVLVNNAGLALGQERTIDASIEDFETMVDTNIKGLLYSTKAILPIMTQRKSGYIFNLGSVAGHWPYPGGNVYGGTKAFVKQFSYNLRNDLLGTGIRVTEIAPGLCKTEFSEVRFKGDKAKADSIYANTQFITADDIATMVLNCLNLPKSVNVNLLEVMATTQTWAGFYFERD; this comes from the coding sequence ATGAAAGGAACGGCTTTTATCACCGGTGCGACATCGGGATTTGGAGATGCGATCGCTAGGAGACTTTCACTGGATGGCTACAAGATCATCGCGCTTGGTAGGCGCAAAGAAAGACTGGAAAAACTAGCCGGTGAGCTTGGAAATACGCATATAATAGCTGCTGACATCAGAGATAAAAAGGCCGTTTTCGACGCAGTCAAAAATTTGCCTGAAAATTTCAAGGATATCGAGGTCTTGGTAAATAACGCGGGACTCGCCCTCGGTCAGGAAAGAACGATAGATGCGAGCATCGAGGACTTTGAGACGATGGTAGATACGAACATCAAAGGACTTTTATACTCGACAAAGGCCATCTTGCCGATAATGACGCAACGAAAAAGCGGGTATATCTTTAACCTAGGCTCGGTTGCAGGCCACTGGCCGTATCCTGGCGGCAACGTCTATGGCGGCACGAAAGCCTTCGTAAAGCAGTTTAGCTACAACCTACGAAACGATCTGCTAGGCACAGGCATACGCGTGACCGAGATAGCTCCGGGCCTTTGCAAGACCGAATTTAGCGAGGTTCGCTTTAAGGGAGACAAGGCCAAGGCCGACTCCATCTACGCAAATACGCAGTTCATCACGGCCGATGATATCGCGACTATGGTACTAAACTGCTTAAATCTGCCAAAGAGCGTGAACGTAAATTTGCTCGAAGTCATGGCGACGACGCAGACTTGGGCGGGATTTTATTTTGAAAGAGATTGA